The genomic stretch AATTGGGCTGATGAAGGAGATGATCTGATATGGCGGATAGTACAACCCCGGAAATATATTCCCATTGGACAGCGCTGAATAAATTCAATTATGGCGTCTATATTGTCTCATCTGTCGCAGGCGACAGGATCAACGGCCAACTGGCCAATACCGTCTTTCAGGTCACGGCGGAACCGATTCGCATCGCCATATCCATAAACAAGAGCAACCTGACTCATCAGTACATCATGGAAAGCGGCCTTTTCTCGATATCGGTGGTCGCGGAGAGCGCCACGATGATCTTCATCGGCCTTTTCGGTTTTCGTTCCGGGCGCGATATCGATAAATTCACCAAAGCGGCATACAAGAAAGGCCCACACGGTTGCCCGATAGTAACCGAGCATGTTGTCTCGGCCGTCGAGGCCAGAGTCGTTGAAAATGTCGATATCGGTACCCATACTCTTTTCATCGGTGAAATTATTCATTCGGAAATTCTGAGTGAAGAAAGGCCGATGAGCTATGCCTATTATCAGGAGCATCTTAGAGGCAAAACGCCCAAAGCCTCGCCGACATTTCAGCCTCCCGTTGAGAACAAATAAAAATTATCATCCGTAAGATTAATAGATGCAGCTCCCTTCTATAGAAAGGTAGCAAAATGGGCAGGCAAATAGCGTTGCGCACCTGTTCTGCTATTATTTCTGCCGCCGAGATCGGATAATAAAAAAGCGTCCGGGTAATCGCTACCCTGACGCTCCAACTAATGCAATCTCCCCACCTGCCTCCTCAGGCGGAGATAATAGTCCGAATTAGAAATCGAAATCAACCAGCAACAGGAAAATATCCTCCTTTGAGGGCTGATCTTTGCCGACTTCTCTGTGAGTGTATTCGGCATGGAGAGCGACATTAACCGCCGTCCAGTCCCCCAGATAATACCTTATCAATCCCGAAAAAGCGTTGATCCTATTACTTTCATCATACGATGGCGGGCGCACCATATTATACGTGGCCGAAATCAGCAGGCGATTATTCGGCAGAGCCGCGTAATCAAGCTCGACAAAGCCGCCGTTGTAATTATAATCTTTGGTGCTGTCACGATCGTTAAACGCCTTGCTGTCTTTTCCCTGCATAAACAGCGCCCGCAGATTAAAGGTCTTGTAATTCAAACTTAAATCGCCGCCGACACGGTAAAACGATTTATTGTCACCGCCGTTGAATTCGGCGCCGACAGGGTAGGAGGAATCCGGGTCGGGCAGGCTTGCCGGTTGCCACCCAAGATACCCGAAAGCACCGATCCTTTGCCCGGCACTCTGTCCCTCGCCGCGTCCGAATACCTGGTACAAGTCGAGATAGAGATCTTTGTACTTATTATTATCCGGACTGGCCCCGGTCCCATTGACAACGCCCAGGCCATAATGAAATCCATTTTTGAAATGACCGCTGGCCTCGACCCCCATTTGATTGTCATCAAACAGGTAGTTAATTTTGGGAGTGGCGTATGTATAGATTTCATACGGCTGATTGATATAGTAGCTCCGCTTGGAACTGACAGCATGATAGGCCGGCTCAAACCGCCCGATTCTCAAATTGAGCGCATCTGTTATCAGGTTGCTGAAAAGAATATTGCCGGACTCGACCGCCGCCAGCTGGCTCGGATTTGAACCTCCTGTGGAGCCCCTGTAGTCGGCGGCCGGCTCATCGATCCGCGGTGTATAAATCATAAGAAATGAGATATTCTTATGCAGCACGCCTGCGGCCAGGAAATCGAATCCATAGATATTGAATCCCGAGGTAGTACTATGGCTTTTGATCAGGCTCAGGCCGAAGGAAGTCCTTATTGCCAGCGGCGGCGCTGTTTCAAAGACATTCTTTTCGTACCCTTCCTGCCCCGGTATCTGATAGCCGTAATCTCTATACCTCTGTCCGAAATCATTCAGCTTGATGAAAGAGGTGTGGCACATGTTGCAATTGAAGCCGTACTTACGGGCAAAAGCCGGGATGGCATTGCCTGTCTGAGGCACGATGAAGATAAAACCCAGAAGCGCCAGCAGAGAGATTGTTACTTTCTTCATGATTCCCTCCTTCACTTTGGCAATTCCGAGGCCGGAATCGGTTTTTCATTGGCGACTGACAGATTGGTGCTTACCATGGCCCTCTTCGTAAAAGCTACCAGCGCTTCGGTCTCTTCATCAGAAAGTCCCAGCGGAAGCATCAAAGCATCGAGATTAACTGCATCATCACCGCCGCCGCGATCGTAGAGCTGGATAAGAGTCCGCAGGTCTTTCTCGGAGCCGTTGTGCATATATGGAGCACGCAACGCTGCATCCCGTACTGTCGGTGTCTTGAATGCCCCCTTGTCTTTCGGATTTTTGGTGATTTCGAATCGCCCGTCATCCGGCTTGGCACCGGCCATCGGCGCGACACCCAGATTATGGAAACGGCCGTCGCTGAAATTAGACCCCCAATGACAGAGCGTACAATGTCCCTTGCCGTTGAAAATCTCCAGACCTTTCTTTTCCTGAGAGGTCATGGCATTCCGGTCGCCGCGTACGAATCTATCGAACGGCGAATCGGTCGTGACCACCGTCCTTTCATAGGCGGCGATTGCCTGCGCCACCTGATCGACAGTAATCGGCGTCGTGCCGAAAACCGCCTTGAACTCCTCGACATAACCGGGGATATCATCAAGCGTCCGCACCATTACTTCATGCGTGTTTCCCATTTCGATCGGATTCTGCACCGGCCCTTTGGCCTGCTCCTCGAGGCTGGGGGCGCGGCCGTCCCAGAACTGCAAAGGATTGTACGCAGAGTTTGATACCGGCGGCGCGCGCCTTCCCCCTTTTTGTCCATTAATCCCGACACTGGTGGGACCGGCATCAGACCAACCCATCGCCGGGCTATGGCAGGTAGCGCAGCTTATGGTGTTGTCTTGCGACAGCCGCGTATCAAAGTAAAGTTTTTTCCCCAACAGAATCTTGTCTGCGGTCTGCGGGTTATCCACCGGGGCGATAACCGGCGGAAGATTTCCGACTCTCTCCGGCCCAAGCATCTGCACATTCACCGTCGTAATCGGAACCGGATTGCTCCCCTGAGCCAGGACGAGCGCCGGCATCAGCAAAGTGGCAAGAATTAGAAAAGCTCCCCATTTACCCATACATGCTCCTCCTTTCACATCCTTTTCGCTCGAATACCGAGCAGTTTAATATCCATGCAAATCGAACGTGTCAATTCCTTTTAGAAATAAAAGGCCTTTATGAATTCAGGCAAGTATTTATTGCAAATTTGCAGGATTAATTTTCGCCGCTAAGATGTTATCCGGCCGGAAAGGATTTGATTGAGTTCTGATAATGCTATAAAGAAAAGGGGATAAGCCGCCCATGGCTCGGTCTCCCCTGAAATACTTAAGAAATCATCTACCGATCAATATTACTGTTTTCCGCTGCGCTCCCGTTTCTTTCTTTCGACATCCTGAATCTTTTCTCTGATGTTTTGAACCCGGGTCGAATCGGAGTCGGGAGCGTATTTTATGTAATTCCGGAAGGCCGCAATAGCCTCATCATATTTCTCCAGCCATTCGTAGGTGGCCGCCAGATTATAGTAGGCCAGTGCATATTGAGGATTGAATTCAATGGCCTTGCTGAAGTCTATGACGGCATCGTCATACTTATCCCGGAAATAATTGACTAATCCGCGGGAATAATACGCTTCGGGGCTCTTGGAGTTTATCTCCAGGGCGCGATTGTAGCTCTGGAATGCCTGAGCAGTGTCCCCTTTGGCCAGATAGGCATGCCCGAGATTGATGATCGCCTTGTCATATTCCGGGCGGATTTTGATCGCACTCTGATAGTCGGCCACGGCCAAATCGTACAGACCCTTGTTGTACCGCAATAGACCGCGATTGAAAAAAGCCGCGGAATACTGAGGGTTGACCTCAACGGTTTTTCCATAATCCTGGATGGCCTTATCTGTCTCGCCTTTACGTTCATAGGCCAATCCACGGCTGAAATAGCCGTCGCCGGATTTCGGATCGAGGCCGATAGCGCTGGTGAAATCCTTGATGGCGGCAACGTAATTCCCCTGCCTGCCGTAGGCAACGCCTCTCTGCAGATAAGCATCAATCTGACCCGGATTGATTAAGATGGCCCTGTTAAATGCAGCGATAGCCTGGGTGAAATCCTTCTTGGCAAGATAGCCATTCCCCTGCTCCAAATAAAACGCTGCCGAATCAGTCTGGCCAAAAACCTCAGAGACAGGCAAAGCAACAAAAAGCAATATTGTCGCCGAAAACATTAGAAATGCCGGCTTAAGATATTCCGTGCAAGATGATATTCGCCTTTTCATCGATAATTGTCTCCCGAAAATACAAGTTTTGAGTTCACATCTTTTATTCTTATACAACTAAGAATCATTTTCACCGGCAAAAATCTCGCGGGCGCGGTCAGCCGCCCTTCTCACGAATTGTTCCAGCGGCTCGCCAAGCTTCTCCCCTGTCCCCACCTCAAATAGAATATCCTTCAGCCAGACCGCCTTTAAAATATACTGCTTCAGTGCTCCCCAATCTATGATCCCCTCCCCCGGTATCAGATGATCATCATTTTGCCCATGATTATCCGAAAGATGGGTGGTGGTCAGCCGGTCATGGAATTTTCCAATAAGATGAAATGGTTCGCCGCTGATATTTTCGTGCGAGCTGTCGTAACAGAAACCGAATTTCGCGGGATCGAATATTTTCATGAGACTGGAAAATATCCAGGAGCTTTCTTTACCCGGAAGGTTTTCCAGGGCTATTTCAACTCCGTCCGGCCGCAGCATATCAAGTTTCTCCAGACTGCGCACAATCCGGTCCAGGCAGGCTTCCTTGCTGTCGGCAAAATAATGATGGGGGTGCAAAATGACCAAAGGAATACCATAAACAGAACTCATATTCAGAAACTCGCATATTCCCTCCAGCGCCCTTTCTCTCGCCTCTGTCGGTGCCGATGCTAGATCATATTTGCCGGCGTAGGGTGCATGAACCGATTCAATCGGAAGACCCATCGCCTTGGCCCGCTCAATTACGGCCGGGAAATGAGCCCGGTCGAGAAACCGACTATGGTTCAAATTGGCTCCGATGGAAATAAAATCAAAATGGCATGAGGAAATGATATCCAGCTGGGTCTCAATGGGTACTGAATAATCCACCGTGGTGGAAATGCCAAATCGGAAACGAGATTTATTCATCGAGAGAAGATACAAGCCGGAATCGCACGGCACAAACATAAAAAGGCAAAAAAAACAGGCCCCGTCAATTATGACGGGGCCGTCTTATATCCGCTCTAGATCCCCCTTAATAGACCCAAAGCGGTTCCCCTTTTGGGGGTAACATGCTCACCCTATTTATGCTACCCAGCCCCCTTAGCCCATTCAAAAAGCCCCAGGTTGTCTATCACAGGGCGTCAAATCCAAAAGCGATTATTGCATAAATCATGCCAGGGAAATGGCGCGAAAACAAATTTCGGCACAGCTTCTTATTATTTGTTGTGCAATAAGATAGAGACAGACCTAAAGAAGTGCGAGAATTCGCGTCAGGTCGAGCATTTCAGTCTGAAACAGATTCCGAAACAGTGATTGGAATTGAAACGCCCAAGCATTGAGCGTTTCAAGAACTAAATCTCTAAATAGGTGGGCGTAGAAAGATACCTTTCGCCAGTATCACAGATGAAAGTAACAATCATCTTCCCGTTATTCTCGGGGCGGGCCGCCACTCTGAGCGCCACCGCGACATTCGCTCCGGCCGAGATACCGGCCAGAATCCCCTCTACCCGGACAAGCCGTCGGGTAGTGCTGGTCGCCTCTTCATTGGAGACAGTCAGGATCTCATCAACAATATCCAGATTGAGAACGTCGGGTTTGAAACCGGCGCCGATGCCTTGAATAGGATGCGGCCCCTTTATTCCCTTGGTCAGCATTGGCGATGCTTCAGGCTCGACGGCGATTACTTTGATGGAGGGTTTCATTTTTTTCAGATACTCGCCCGCGCCGGTAACAGTGCCCCCGGTGCCTACGCCCGAGACCAATATATCCACCTGTCCATCGGTATCCCGCCAGATCTCCGGCCCGGTGGTATTCCGGTGGGCGGCCGGATTGGCCGGATTCTTGAATTGCTGAGGCATAAAGGAATGCGGCGTTTGCGCCACCAGTTCCTCGGCCTTTTGGACTGCCCCCGGCATGCCGTCAGCCCCGGCAGTCAAAATCAATTCCGCTCCCATCGCCTTGAGAAGGCTCCTCCGCTCCAGCGACATTGTTTCCGGCATAGTCAGGATCAGCCGGTATCCGCGTGAGGCGGCAATAAAGGCCAGGGCAACGCCGGTGTTGCCGGAGGTCGGCTCGATAATTATCGTCTCTTTGGTCAGGAGTCCTTTTTTCTCGGCATCCTCAATCATGGCAATAGCTATTCGGTCTTTAACCGACGAACATGGATTAAACGATTCCATTTTAACCACTACTGTCCCTGGGAGTCCTTTCCCCAGACGATTGAGTTTCACCAGCGGTGTCCCTCCAATCAAAGCTGTAATATCTTCTGCTATTCTGGGCATATTGACCTCAAGTGAAAAATTCGCGATCAGATAAAATACATTTCTTTGCCGGATTTAACTGCTTCCTGGATATCGGCGATCTTAATCGAATTGAGATAATCAACCACTTTCTTCTCCGCTTCCTTCCAGATAAAAGCCAGGGAACCGTTTCCGGCTGCCTTATCGCCGTCTTTGAGTTGCGAAAAAATTATCTGTCCTTCAAAGGCCATCACCACATCCCAGACTGAAATCTGTGACGGCTCCTTGGCCAGAGTATAACCTCCATTTTTCCCGCGCGTGGCTTCTACAAGGCGTGCCCGTCGAAGCTGCGATAGCAGCAATTCCAAATAGCGAACCGGCACCTCCTGGGTAATGGCTATTTCGCGGGCCTGAAGAGGTCCCTTCCCATATTTGGCAGCCAGAGACACCACCGCTTTCAGTCCATATTGCGACTTTAATGAAAGCATCTTTCTACCGTTATCCTATCTAAAATTTGTATTATACAATTAATACGAAAATTGTCGACTTTATTGGTGAAATTATATCAAAGAAATAAAATCAGCCTATTTCTCTGGCTGGTCGGTCAGGCATCAACCGGAGATGTCTCAACGATAGCCAAAGACTTCGGCATATATAATCAATAAAATCAGGGAGAGTCCCATGATTAGGGCAACTGCCCCGAAAATCTTCAATCCCCGTATCACTATGGGCGGCAACGGCTCAGCCAGATGCCGTTTCAACTCACGATTCTTCACCAACTCTTCATATTCGCGCGGGCGATCCTGTTTCAACTCTTCCAACGGTACCCGGCCGGTGAAAATGACCGTATCCATCGGAAATTTATCAGGCCGGAAATGAGTATTGAAGAAATGGACGGTGAAAATAAAGGCCACCGCCAGAAGCGCCTCATCGGAGTGGATAATCGTGGCCACATTTATCAATGACCCGGGAAGAATTCGGGTGAAAACCTCCGGGAACCAGAGCAGAAGCCCGGTCGAGCCGATAATGGCAATACCCCAGAAAACCGCAAAATAATCGAATTTCTCCCAATATGTCCAGCGACCGTAAGCCGGGCGCGGCCCCATTCCGATAAACCATTTCACTGTTCCAATGGCCTCACGAACATCCGTCCTGCTGGGCAGCATGGAATGCGAACTGGTCAGAATTTCCTTCCATGATTTTCTGAGGCGGCGCTTGTTACGAATCAAATCATAAATGTGGGCTCCGAAATAGAAAAAAGTAACCAGCGCACAGAGGCGATGAATATAACCGGCCGACTCAAAGCCGCCGAATACCTGCGATAACCACTGCGCCCATCCCAGATAAGAAAACTTGAGCGTCATCCCGGTCAGGGCCAGACCGATGAAACTGATAATAACCAGGATATGAAGGCGGCGCGGAAGACTGCGGAAACGGACATATTGAAGTTGCCCTCGCGATTCCGTGCGGATTTTCTTATGTTCTTTCATCATCTGATAGGAGCGAGGCAGCCAGAGCAGAGTATGGATGCCCGAAATCGTGAGCGTCCCGATCAGCAGGACGGTCATAAACCAGAAGGTGTAGAAGAGAATCGGATACTTAAGACGGTCGTGATGTGTGGCGTGAGTCAAATACCCGGCAAAACGGCGATTTGAACCGGCATGACACTGCCCGCAGGTCTTGACAATATTCTGGCGCGAAAGGGTCGATTTCGGTTCATAGGTGGGGAGAATGTTATGCGCCCCGTGGCAATCATAGCATTTGGCCGCAGCCGTATATCCCAGCTTGGAGACTTTACCGTGATAGGTTTCGAAATAAGTCTTGGTGACATCCTCGTGGCAGCGGCCGCACTGATTGAGAATGCCCAGTTTGAATCCCTCGGAATCGGTGCGAGCGATGGTATGTGATTGATG from Candidatus Zixiibacteriota bacterium encodes the following:
- a CDS encoding flavin reductase family protein; this translates as MADSTTPEIYSHWTALNKFNYGVYIVSSVAGDRINGQLANTVFQVTAEPIRIAISINKSNLTHQYIMESGLFSISVVAESATMIFIGLFGFRSGRDIDKFTKAAYKKGPHGCPIVTEHVVSAVEARVVENVDIGTHTLFIGEIIHSEILSEERPMSYAYYQEHLRGKTPKASPTFQPPVENK
- a CDS encoding cytochrome-c peroxidase, encoding MGKWGAFLILATLLMPALVLAQGSNPVPITTVNVQMLGPERVGNLPPVIAPVDNPQTADKILLGKKLYFDTRLSQDNTISCATCHSPAMGWSDAGPTSVGINGQKGGRRAPPVSNSAYNPLQFWDGRAPSLEEQAKGPVQNPIEMGNTHEVMVRTLDDIPGYVEEFKAVFGTTPITVDQVAQAIAAYERTVVTTDSPFDRFVRGDRNAMTSQEKKGLEIFNGKGHCTLCHWGSNFSDGRFHNLGVAPMAGAKPDDGRFEITKNPKDKGAFKTPTVRDAALRAPYMHNGSEKDLRTLIQLYDRGGGDDAVNLDALMLPLGLSDEETEALVAFTKRAMVSTNLSVANEKPIPASELPK
- a CDS encoding tetratricopeptide repeat protein — translated: MKRRISSCTEYLKPAFLMFSATILLFVALPVSEVFGQTDSAAFYLEQGNGYLAKKDFTQAIAAFNRAILINPGQIDAYLQRGVAYGRQGNYVAAIKDFTSAIGLDPKSGDGYFSRGLAYERKGETDKAIQDYGKTVEVNPQYSAAFFNRGLLRYNKGLYDLAVADYQSAIKIRPEYDKAIINLGHAYLAKGDTAQAFQSYNRALEINSKSPEAYYSRGLVNYFRDKYDDAVIDFSKAIEFNPQYALAYYNLAATYEWLEKYDEAIAAFRNYIKYAPDSDSTRVQNIREKIQDVERKKRERSGKQ
- a CDS encoding sugar phosphate isomerase/epimerase yields the protein MNKSRFRFGISTTVDYSVPIETQLDIISSCHFDFISIGANLNHSRFLDRAHFPAVIERAKAMGLPIESVHAPYAGKYDLASAPTEARERALEGICEFLNMSSVYGIPLVILHPHHYFADSKEACLDRIVRSLEKLDMLRPDGVEIALENLPGKESSWIFSSLMKIFDPAKFGFCYDSSHENISGEPFHLIGKFHDRLTTTHLSDNHGQNDDHLIPGEGIIDWGALKQYILKAVWLKDILFEVGTGEKLGEPLEQFVRRAADRAREIFAGENDS
- the cysK gene encoding cysteine synthase A, translating into MPRIAEDITALIGGTPLVKLNRLGKGLPGTVVVKMESFNPCSSVKDRIAIAMIEDAEKKGLLTKETIIIEPTSGNTGVALAFIAASRGYRLILTMPETMSLERRSLLKAMGAELILTAGADGMPGAVQKAEELVAQTPHSFMPQQFKNPANPAAHRNTTGPEIWRDTDGQVDILVSGVGTGGTVTGAGEYLKKMKPSIKVIAVEPEASPMLTKGIKGPHPIQGIGAGFKPDVLNLDIVDEILTVSNEEATSTTRRLVRVEGILAGISAGANVAVALRVAARPENNGKMIVTFICDTGERYLSTPTYLEI
- a CDS encoding Rrf2 family transcriptional regulator, which produces MLSLKSQYGLKAVVSLAAKYGKGPLQAREIAITQEVPVRYLELLLSQLRRARLVEATRGKNGGYTLAKEPSQISVWDVVMAFEGQIIFSQLKDGDKAAGNGSLAFIWKEAEKKVVDYLNSIKIADIQEAVKSGKEMYFI